The Cucumis melo cultivar AY chromosome 5, USDA_Cmelo_AY_1.0, whole genome shotgun sequence genome has a segment encoding these proteins:
- the LOC103485799 gene encoding aspartic proteinase 36-like gives MEIPRFAVVSFFLVFLSSVDCNLVFKVQHKFKGRERSLQAFKAHDIHRRGRFLSAIDLQLGGNGHPSESGLYFAKIGLGTPVQDYYVQVDTGSDILWVNCAGCTNCPKKSDLGIELSLYSPSSSSTSNRVTCNQDFCTSTYDGPIPGCTPDLLCEYRVAYGDGSSTAGYFVRDHVVLDRVTGNFQTTSTNGSIVFGCGAQQSGQLGATSAALDGILGFGQANSSMISQLASSGKVKRVFAHCLDNINGGGIFAIGEVLQPKVRTTPLVPQQAHYNVFMKAIEVDNEVLNLPTDVFDTDLRKGTIIDSGTTLAYFPDVIYEPLISKIFARQSTLKLHTVEEQFTCFEYDGNVDDGFPTVTFHFEDSLSLTVYPHEYLFDIDSNKWCVGWQNSGAQSRDGKDMILLGDLVLQNRLVLYDLENQTIGWTEYNCSSSIKVRDEHSGAIYTVGSHDLSSASSLRVERISILSLILLLTILHSFRN, from the exons ATGGAGATTCCAAGGTTTGCTGTAGTGAGCTTCTTCTTGGTGTTTTTGTCAAGTGTGGATTGCAATTTAGTGTTTAAGGTTCAGCACAAGTTCAAGGGTCGTGAGAGGTCTTTGCAAGCATTCAAAGCCCACGATATTCACCGTCGCGGTAGATTTCTTTCTGCTATTGATCTCCAATTAGGTGGCAACGGGCACCCTTCTGAATCTGG GCTGTATTTTGCTAAAATTGGGCTTGGGACACCAGTACAGGACTATTATGTACAGGTGGATACAGGAAGTGACATCTTATGGGTGAACTGTGCAGGCTGTACAAACTGTCCCAAGAAAAGTGATCTTGGT ATAGAACTGTCACTATACAGTCCATCGAGCTCCAGTACTTCAAACAGGGTAACTTGTAATCAAGATTTTTGCACTTCCACATATGATGGTCCAATTCCTGGTTGCACCCCCGACCTACTCTGTGAATATAGAGTTGCATATGGAGATGGAAGCTCAACTGCTGGATATTTCGTGAGGGATCATGTAGTACTTGATCGAGTGACTGGAAATTTTCAAACTACTTCTACAAATGGGAGTATAGTGTTTGG TTGTGGTGCTCAACAATCTGGCCAACTAGGTGCAACATCTGCTGCACTTGATGGGATACTTGGTTTTGGACAAGCAAACTCTTCGATGATTTCACAGCTGGCTTCATCAGGAAAAGTTAAAAGGGTTTTTGCACATTGCTTGGACAATATTAATGGAGGTGGAATTTTTGCCATTGGGGAAGTGCTGCAGCCAAAAGTTCGCACCACTCCACTAGTGCCGCAACA GGCACATTACAATGTGTTTATGAAGGCAATTGAGGTTGACAATGAAGTGCTGAATCTCCCGACGGATGTTTTTGATACTGATTTAAGGAAAGGAACAATTATTGACAGTGGCACAACGTTGGCTTATTTTCCAGATGTGATTTATGAACCATTAATTTCGAAG ATTTTTGCAAGGCAGAGTACACTAAAGCTGCATACTGTTGAAGAACAATTTACCTGCTTTGAATATGATGGAAA CGTTGACGATGGATTTCCTACAGTGACATTTCATTTTGAAGATTCCCTGTCTTTGACAGTTTATCCTCATGAGTATCTATTTGATATTGAT AGTAATAAATGGTGTGTTGGTTGGCAGAATAGTGGTGCCCAATCTAGGGATGGAAAAGATATGATTCTGTTGGGAG ATTTGGTGCTGCAAAATAGACTCGTGCTGTACGACTTGGAAAATCAGACCATTGGTTGGACAGAGTATAATT GTTCTTCAAGCATTAAGGTGAGGGATGAACATAGTGGAGCTATATATACAGTTGGGTCTCATGATCTTTCTTCAGCTTCTTCTCTAAGAGTTGAAAGAATATCGATCCTCTCGTTAATACTACTGCTTACCATACTTCATTcttttagaaactaa